A stretch of Porites lutea chromosome 5, jaPorLute2.1, whole genome shotgun sequence DNA encodes these proteins:
- the LOC140936680 gene encoding RNA polymerase II elongation factor ELL2-like isoform X2, whose translation MLLTDGEGVYKVSGEEDAMAIVLSPKSLYNLISQTEPSDNRLLVHVKLTDSCLRALEEYQSAEVSPRRKPTIQFSGYQGSVSIPLKGDENTAKFELDCSVLQSPRQQGGMDCVQQPSGSKDIRTVGTVTHKINVRATDDSYQMTQQRMKEVEEERKGVSTKVINMPKKGSKKVIKGLSIHKPQNSVNSTVRRQIKSVSVGVKVSSSGPSKSLRERVIHLLAVKPYKKLELISRLTKDGVNLQKDKNSLTVLLQQVETWPGYSEMDRQALRRKMKVEMNDNPVVTSTSSPPKNTQTTKQPSKRVCSSESDRSSKRQRVAHINKNNNIVMKESISKDSPIATPKTSPDSQTEDQSYPAVKKEVVDSSTTANLENSINGVNSLESPEFMRKYKPITTYEQRCSYKRDFQAEYRVYEGLKEKMDSVSTKFTELQNKRQQFPEGSEKRKDTDDEIVQLYQKIQKDTMWQQTKKQCKELHTKLTYIKGLIAAYDKSIAST comes from the exons ATGTTGCTCACCGATGGGGAAGGAGTCTATAAGGTTTCGGGGGAAGAAGATGCGATGGCCATTGTTTTAAGTCCAAAGAGTTTGTATAACCTTATATCTCAGACAGAGCCAAGCGACAACAGGCTTCTAGTACATGTAAAATTGACAGATTCGTGCTTGCGAGCGCTCGAAGAATATCAATCAGCCGAG GTCTCGCCAAGAAGAAAACCTACCATTCAATTTTCTGGATATCAAGGA TCAGTATCAATACCGCTGAAAGGAGATGAAAACACTGCAAAATTTGAACTTGATTGCTCTGTGCTGCAGTCACCAAGGCAGCAGGGTGGTATGGACTGCGTCCAGCAACCTAGTGGCAGTAAGGACATCAGAACTGTTGGGACAGTCACACACAAGATCAACGTTAGAGCTACTGATGATAGTTATCAGATGACACAACAGAGGATGAAAGAGGttgaggaagaaagaaaaggtgTCAG CACAAAAGTGATCAATATGCCAAAGAAAG GCAGTAAAAAGGTGATAAAGGGCTTATCAATACACAAACCTCAAAACAGTGTAAACTCTACTGTAAGGAGGCAAATAAAGTCTGTCAGTGTAGGAGTTAAAGTTTCATCAAGTGGACCTAGTAAATCTCTCAG GGAAagagtaattcatttattagcAGTTAAACCTTACAAGAAACTAGAATTAATATCTAGATTGACTAAAG ATGGTGTGAATTTACAGAAAGATAAGAATTCATTGACTGTATTATTACAACAA GTTGAAACATGGCCAGGCTATAGTGAAATGGATAGACAAGCTTTGCGCAG aaaaatgaaagtaGAAATGAATGATAACCCTGTAGTAACTTCAACATCTTCTCCACCCAAAAATACTCAG ACAACCAAGCAACCAAGCAAAAGAGTCTGTTCTAGTGAATCTGACAGATCTTCAAAGAGGCAGCGTGTTGCTcatataaacaaaaacaacaacattgtAATGAAAGAGTCTATTAGCAAAGATTCTCCCATTGCAACTCCCAAGACGAGCCCTGACAGCCAAACTGAGGACCAGTCATACCCTGCAGTGAAAAAAGAAGTAGTAGATTCAAGTACAACAGCAAATCTTG aaaacTCAATTAATGGTGTAAATAGTTTGGAATCTCCTGAATTCATGAG gAAATACAAGCCGATAACAACGTATGAACAGCGTTGCTCATATAAAAGAGACTTTCAGGCGGAGTATAGGGTATATGAAGGGCTGAAAGAGAAGATGGATTCTGTTTCTACAAAGTTTACTGAACTTCAAAATAAACGACAGCAGTTCCCTGAGGGAAGTGAGAAAAGAAAG GATACTGATGACGAAATTGTCCAGCTCTACCAAAAAATTCAGAAG GATACTATGTGGCAACAGACAAAGAAACAGTGCAAAGAGCTGCACACTAAACTGACCTACATCAAAGGACTTATTGCTGCCTATGACAAGAGCATTGCAAGCACGTGA
- the LOC140936680 gene encoding RNA polymerase II elongation factor ELL2-like isoform X1, whose amino-acid sequence MLLTDGEGVYKVSGEEDAMAIVLSPKSLYNLISQTEPSDNRLLVHVKLTDSCLRALEEYQSAEVSPRRKPTIQFSGYQGSVSIPLKGDENTAKFELDCSVLQSPRQQGGMDCVQQPSGSKDIRTVGTVTHKINVRATDDSYQMTQQRMKEVEEERKGVSTKVINMPKKGSKKVIKGLSIHKPQNSVNSTVRRQIKSVSVGVKVSSSGPSKSLRERVIHLLAVKPYKKLELISRLTKDGVNLQKDKNSLTVLLQQVAVMTDNQYRLLKHLYSEVQVETWPGYSEMDRQALRRKMKVEMNDNPVVTSTSSPPKNTQTTKQPSKRVCSSESDRSSKRQRVAHINKNNNIVMKESISKDSPIATPKTSPDSQTEDQSYPAVKKEVVDSSTTANLENSINGVNSLESPEFMRKYKPITTYEQRCSYKRDFQAEYRVYEGLKEKMDSVSTKFTELQNKRQQFPEGSEKRKDTDDEIVQLYQKIQKDTMWQQTKKQCKELHTKLTYIKGLIAAYDKSIAST is encoded by the exons ATGTTGCTCACCGATGGGGAAGGAGTCTATAAGGTTTCGGGGGAAGAAGATGCGATGGCCATTGTTTTAAGTCCAAAGAGTTTGTATAACCTTATATCTCAGACAGAGCCAAGCGACAACAGGCTTCTAGTACATGTAAAATTGACAGATTCGTGCTTGCGAGCGCTCGAAGAATATCAATCAGCCGAG GTCTCGCCAAGAAGAAAACCTACCATTCAATTTTCTGGATATCAAGGA TCAGTATCAATACCGCTGAAAGGAGATGAAAACACTGCAAAATTTGAACTTGATTGCTCTGTGCTGCAGTCACCAAGGCAGCAGGGTGGTATGGACTGCGTCCAGCAACCTAGTGGCAGTAAGGACATCAGAACTGTTGGGACAGTCACACACAAGATCAACGTTAGAGCTACTGATGATAGTTATCAGATGACACAACAGAGGATGAAAGAGGttgaggaagaaagaaaaggtgTCAG CACAAAAGTGATCAATATGCCAAAGAAAG GCAGTAAAAAGGTGATAAAGGGCTTATCAATACACAAACCTCAAAACAGTGTAAACTCTACTGTAAGGAGGCAAATAAAGTCTGTCAGTGTAGGAGTTAAAGTTTCATCAAGTGGACCTAGTAAATCTCTCAG GGAAagagtaattcatttattagcAGTTAAACCTTACAAGAAACTAGAATTAATATCTAGATTGACTAAAG ATGGTGTGAATTTACAGAAAGATAAGAATTCATTGACTGTATTATTACAACAA GTTGCTGTTATGACTGACAACCAATATAGATTATTAAAACATTTATATTCTGAAGTTCAG GTTGAAACATGGCCAGGCTATAGTGAAATGGATAGACAAGCTTTGCGCAG aaaaatgaaagtaGAAATGAATGATAACCCTGTAGTAACTTCAACATCTTCTCCACCCAAAAATACTCAG ACAACCAAGCAACCAAGCAAAAGAGTCTGTTCTAGTGAATCTGACAGATCTTCAAAGAGGCAGCGTGTTGCTcatataaacaaaaacaacaacattgtAATGAAAGAGTCTATTAGCAAAGATTCTCCCATTGCAACTCCCAAGACGAGCCCTGACAGCCAAACTGAGGACCAGTCATACCCTGCAGTGAAAAAAGAAGTAGTAGATTCAAGTACAACAGCAAATCTTG aaaacTCAATTAATGGTGTAAATAGTTTGGAATCTCCTGAATTCATGAG gAAATACAAGCCGATAACAACGTATGAACAGCGTTGCTCATATAAAAGAGACTTTCAGGCGGAGTATAGGGTATATGAAGGGCTGAAAGAGAAGATGGATTCTGTTTCTACAAAGTTTACTGAACTTCAAAATAAACGACAGCAGTTCCCTGAGGGAAGTGAGAAAAGAAAG GATACTGATGACGAAATTGTCCAGCTCTACCAAAAAATTCAGAAG GATACTATGTGGCAACAGACAAAGAAACAGTGCAAAGAGCTGCACACTAAACTGACCTACATCAAAGGACTTATTGCTGCCTATGACAAGAGCATTGCAAGCACGTGA